A region of Streptomyces paludis DNA encodes the following proteins:
- a CDS encoding aminotransferase class IV, with protein sequence MLIWADGALRTADDARVSVFDHGLTVGDGVFETVKAVRGRPFALTRHLDRLARSARGLGLPEPDADEIRRACAAVLDAGPPEPARLRITYTGGPAPLGSDRGDAAPTLIVAADPSPRRPDTTAAVTVPWPRNERGAVAGIKTTSYAENVVALARATGRGATEAIFANTVGALCEGTGSNVFVVLDGEPHTPPLASGCLAGITRALVIEWSGARETELPLAVLEYADEIFLTSTLRDIQAVHRIDDRALPSAPGPVTAEAARVFTERAGADPDP encoded by the coding sequence ATGCTGATCTGGGCCGACGGCGCACTGCGTACGGCGGATGACGCCCGGGTGTCCGTGTTCGACCACGGACTGACCGTGGGCGACGGCGTCTTCGAGACCGTCAAGGCCGTCCGGGGGCGGCCCTTCGCCCTCACCCGCCATCTCGACCGGCTGGCCCGCTCCGCCCGCGGCCTCGGACTGCCCGAGCCGGACGCCGACGAGATACGCCGGGCCTGCGCGGCCGTCCTCGACGCCGGTCCGCCGGAGCCGGCCCGGCTGCGGATCACCTACACCGGCGGACCCGCCCCGCTCGGCTCCGACCGCGGCGACGCGGCCCCCACCCTGATCGTCGCCGCCGACCCGTCCCCGCGCCGCCCCGACACCACCGCGGCCGTCACCGTCCCCTGGCCCCGGAACGAGCGCGGCGCGGTGGCCGGGATCAAGACCACGTCGTACGCGGAGAACGTCGTCGCGCTCGCCCGCGCGACCGGGCGGGGCGCCACCGAGGCGATCTTCGCGAACACCGTCGGCGCGCTCTGCGAGGGCACGGGCTCCAATGTCTTCGTCGTCCTCGACGGCGAACCGCACACCCCGCCCCTCGCGTCCGGCTGCCTCGCCGGTATCACCCGCGCCCTCGTCATCGAGTGGAGCGGCGCCCGCGAGACCGAACTGCCGCTGGCGGTACTGGAGTACGCGGACGAGATCTTCCTGACCTCGACACTCCGCGACATCCAGGCGGTCCACCGGATCGACGACCGCGCCCTGCCGTCCGCCCCCGGCCCGGTGACCGCCGAGGCGGCCCGCGTCTTCACCGAGCGGGCGGGCGCAGACCCGGATCCGTAA
- a CDS encoding chorismate-binding protein: MHDRAPLARFGGLVASDLRDVTHDPEALDSAGFWAVAADFEGRLTCARFADVRREPVPVPVPGRWRGPRPGDWTSSLDHAAYTAGVRRIRAYIAAGDVYQANLCRVLSAPLPDTGTGGADIDALTALLARDNPAPYAGTVRLPAHGVEIATASPELYLRRTGRTVESGPIKGTARTAGELLEKDRTENVMIVDLVRNDLGRVCAPGTVTVPALCALEPHPGLVHLVSTVRGELAAAAGWPELLAATFPPGSVTGAPKSSALRIIDELETAPRGPYCGGIGWVDADRGTAELAVGIRTFWIDRATPAGPVLRFGAGAGITWGSDPEGEWRETELKASRLLAIASGAYGKARETPETQGTDPAGPDAREPIGRTARC; encoded by the coding sequence GTGCACGATCGCGCTCCACTGGCCCGCTTCGGCGGCCTCGTCGCCTCGGATCTGCGGGATGTCACCCATGATCCGGAGGCACTCGACTCCGCCGGGTTCTGGGCCGTCGCCGCGGACTTCGAAGGCCGTCTCACCTGCGCACGGTTCGCGGACGTACGGCGCGAGCCGGTCCCCGTACCGGTGCCGGGGCGGTGGCGCGGACCCCGGCCCGGGGACTGGACGTCGTCGCTCGACCACGCCGCGTACACGGCGGGGGTCCGCCGGATCCGCGCGTACATCGCGGCGGGGGACGTGTACCAGGCCAACCTCTGCCGGGTGCTCTCCGCCCCGCTGCCGGACACCGGCACCGGCGGCGCCGACATCGACGCCCTGACGGCGCTGCTCGCGCGCGACAACCCGGCGCCGTACGCGGGGACGGTCCGGCTGCCCGCGCACGGCGTGGAGATCGCCACCGCCTCCCCCGAGCTGTATCTGCGCCGCACCGGCCGCACCGTCGAGTCGGGCCCCATCAAGGGCACCGCCCGCACCGCCGGGGAGCTGCTGGAGAAGGACCGCACCGAGAACGTGATGATCGTGGACCTCGTCCGCAACGACCTCGGCCGGGTCTGCGCCCCCGGCACCGTCACCGTCCCGGCGCTCTGCGCGCTGGAGCCGCACCCCGGTCTCGTCCATCTCGTCTCGACGGTACGGGGCGAACTCGCCGCGGCGGCGGGCTGGCCGGAGCTGCTGGCGGCGACCTTCCCGCCCGGCTCGGTCACCGGCGCGCCCAAGTCCAGCGCCCTCAGGATCATCGACGAGCTGGAGACCGCCCCGCGCGGCCCCTACTGCGGCGGCATCGGCTGGGTCGACGCCGACCGGGGCACCGCCGAGCTGGCCGTCGGGATCCGTACGTTCTGGATCGACCGCGCCACCCCCGCCGGTCCCGTCCTGCGCTTCGGCGCGGGCGCCGGGATCACCTGGGGCTCCGACCCGGAGGGGGAGTGGCGCGAGACCGAGCTGAAGGCGTCCCGGCTGCTGGCCATAGCGTCGGGAGCGTACGGAAAGGCGCGCGAGACGCCGGAGACGCAAGGAACGGATCCGGCGGGCCCGGACGCCCGCGAACCGATCGGAAGGACCGCGCGATGCTGA
- a CDS encoding serine/threonine-protein kinase gives MDMAMMRLRREDPRVVGSFKLHRRLGAGGMGVVYLGSDRRGQRVALKVIRPDLAEDQEFRSRFAREVSAARRIRGGCTARLVAADLDAERPWFATQYVPGPSLHDKVNEEGPLSAAEVASVGAALSEGLVAVHEAGVVHRDLKPSNILLSPKGPRIIDFGIAWATGASTLTHVGTAVGSPGFLAPEQVRGAAVTPATDVFSLGATLAYAATADSPFGHGSSEVMLYRVVHEEAHLHGVPDALAPLVRACLAKDPEERPSTLQLSMRLKEIAAREVQGLIDSRPPTQRNRGGQELPTGRLPERYTERNAERAASASGPRQGPGPGPGPGGGSQSGPDRAPGNRTAGGPASRSGRSSRGAGAPSSRTTGARPPRPRDTSRTGGGARKQGARTTSSKLRPANPRLLRQRLIVFVVVTLIVALGIAAAQQL, from the coding sequence ATGGACATGGCGATGATGCGGCTCCGGCGGGAGGACCCGCGTGTCGTCGGTTCGTTCAAGCTCCACCGGCGGCTGGGCGCGGGCGGGATGGGCGTCGTCTATCTGGGCTCGGACCGGCGTGGCCAGCGGGTCGCGCTGAAGGTGATCCGGCCGGATCTCGCCGAGGACCAGGAGTTCCGGTCGCGGTTCGCCCGCGAGGTCTCGGCGGCGCGGCGGATCAGGGGCGGCTGCACGGCCCGGCTGGTGGCCGCCGATCTCGACGCCGAGCGGCCCTGGTTCGCCACCCAGTACGTACCGGGCCCGTCGCTGCACGACAAGGTCAACGAGGAGGGCCCGCTCTCCGCCGCCGAGGTCGCCTCGGTCGGCGCGGCGCTCTCCGAGGGGCTGGTGGCCGTGCACGAGGCCGGGGTCGTCCACCGCGATCTCAAGCCGTCGAACATCCTGCTCTCCCCCAAGGGCCCCCGCATCATCGACTTCGGTATCGCCTGGGCGACCGGCGCGAGCACGCTCACGCATGTCGGCACAGCCGTGGGGTCGCCGGGCTTCCTCGCCCCCGAACAGGTACGGGGAGCGGCCGTCACGCCCGCCACCGACGTGTTCTCGCTGGGCGCCACCCTGGCGTACGCGGCGACCGCCGACTCGCCCTTCGGGCACGGCAGTTCCGAGGTCATGCTCTACCGGGTGGTCCACGAGGAGGCGCATCTGCACGGGGTGCCCGACGCGCTGGCGCCGCTGGTGCGCGCCTGCCTCGCCAAGGATCCGGAGGAACGTCCCAGCACGCTCCAACTCTCGATGCGGCTCAAGGAGATCGCCGCGCGCGAGGTGCAGGGGCTCATCGACAGCCGGCCGCCCACGCAGCGGAACCGCGGCGGCCAGGAACTGCCCACAGGCCGGCTCCCCGAGCGGTACACGGAGCGCAACGCGGAGCGGGCGGCGTCGGCCTCCGGGCCGCGGCAGGGGCCGGGTCCCGGTCCGGGTCCGGGCGGCGGGTCGCAGTCCGGTCCCGACCGGGCGCCGGGGAACCGTACGGCGGGCGGCCCGGCCTCCCGCTCCGGCCGCTCCTCGCGGGGCGCCGGAGCGCCGTCGTCCCGTACCACCGGCGCACGTCCGCCGCGCCCCCGCGACACGTCCCGTACCGGCGGCGGCGCGCGCAAGCAGGGCGCGCGCACGACCTCGT